Proteins from a genomic interval of Medicago truncatula cultivar Jemalong A17 chromosome 3, MtrunA17r5.0-ANR, whole genome shotgun sequence:
- the LOC11428253 gene encoding uncharacterized protein isoform X1 yields the protein MEQQNQNNTPDGSGDVPLKRKRGRPRKYPRPDSVESPYMPTPSKKQTPVRVEPAPPPGLQTVNGNQHLQRVQVRESNDVMVGQAVSGVIEAVFDAGYLLSVRVGNSDTTLKGLVFKSGHFVPVCPENDVAPGIPMIQRTEVPFPSRPNQFQTPLPKEKNGQPVSASRIETLPVNGSQSAPLVPRGAVSSSNLAAAPRMSVPSVTGQITDQLARGNVPVLFQPNFSNGMPVSTPPLQQVAPISVASGVIVGKEIPVDGNQTLTPPAQTSSQNLFPSSVQSEGVIPSNYQSSSDVLNKIEDNSLPVASMTLEKMDVMDTKTGNTMPGDNTVAKDPSPMQVDKANDVGQPVLNQPLQAVQFHAEENSASAPKVSDCTETGKMTELLQALQNNKTENQESKAAEAGSGDKLDDIRSFGTGLQDAGTVNSTNPF from the exons ATGGAGcaacaaaaccaaaataatacGCCAGATGGTTCAGGAGATGTGCCTTTGAAGCGCAAACGTGGTCGCCCACGGAAATACCCAAGGCCAGATTCAGTGGAGAGTCCCTATATGCCAACTCCAAGTAAAAAGCAGACTCCTGTTCGTGTTGAACCAGCCCCACCTCCTGGACTTCAAACAGTTAACGGAAATCAACACCTTCAAAGGGTCCAAGTTAGGGAATCAAATGATGTAATGGTGGGCCAGGCTGTTTCCGGTGTAATTGAGGCAGTATTCGATGCCGGATATTTGCTCAGTGTTAGAGTTGGTAATTCTGATACTACTTTGAAGGGATTAGTCTTTAAGTCTGGACATTTTGTTCCTGTTTGCCCCGAGAATGATGTGGCTCCAGGTATTCCAATGATCCAGAGAACTGAGGTTCCCTTCCCTTCAAGACCTAATCAGTTTCAAACGCCTCTCCCAAAGGAAAAGAATGGACAACCCGTGAGTGCTTCTAGAATTGAAACCCTTCCAGTGAATGGTTCACAGTCTGCCCCTCTGGTTCCCAGAGGAGCAGTTAGTTCTAGTAACTTGGCTGCAGCTCCCAGAATGAGCGTTCCTTCGGTAACCGGCCAAATTACCGATCAACTAGCCAGAGGTAATGTGCCTGTTTTGTTCCAACCTAACTTTTCAAACGGGATGCCGGTGTCCACTCCACCATTACAACAAGTTGCCCCAATTTCTGTTGCAAGTGGCGTGATTGTGGGAAAGGAAATCCCGGTAGATGGAAATCAAACACTCACCCCTCCTGCTCAAACTTCTAGCCAGAATCTATTTCCAAGTAGCGTGCAAAGTGAAGGTGTTATTCCTTCAAATTATCAATCTTCTTCTGATGTGCTGAATAAAATCGAGGACAATTCATTACCAGTAGCTAGCATGACTCTCGAGAAAATGGATGTGATGGATACCAAGACTGGAAACACCATGCCTGGCGATAATACAGTGGCGAAGGATCCAAGCCCTATGCAAGTAGACAAAGCCAATGATGTGGGTCAACCTGTTTTGAATCAGCCTCTGCAAGCTGTACAGTTTCATGCTGAGGAAAACTCTGCTTCTGCTCCCAAAGTTTCTGACTGCACTGAAACTGGCAAAATGACTGAGCTTTTGCAG GCTTTGCAGAATAACAAAACAGAAAACCAGGAATCCAAAGCAGCAGAGGCAGGATCTGGAGACAAGTTGGATGATATAAGGAGTTTTGGAACCGGACTTCAAGATGCTGGAACTGTTAATTCAACAAATCCTTTCTGA
- the LOC11428253 gene encoding uncharacterized protein isoform X2, producing the protein MEQQNQNNTPDGSGDVPLKRKRGRPRKYPRPDSVESPYMPTPSKKQTPVRVEPAPPPGLQTVNGNQHLQRVQVRESNDVMVGQAVSGVIEAVFDAGYLLSVRVGNSDTTLKGLVFKSGHFVPVCPENDVAPGIPMIQRTEVPFPSRPNQFQTPLPKEKNGQPVSASRIETLPVNGSQSAPLVPRGAVSSSNLAAAPRMSVPSVTGQITDQLARGNVPVLFQPNFSNGMPVSTPPLQQVAPISVASGVIVGKEIPVDGNQTLTPPAQTSSQNLFPSSVQSEGVIPSNYQSSSDVLNKIEDNSLPVASMTLEKMDVMDTKTGNTMPGDNTVAKDPSPMQVDKANDVGQPVLNQPLQAVQFHAEENSASAPKVSDCTETGKMTELLQNNKTENQESKAAEAGSGDKLDDIRSFGTGLQDAGTVNSTNPF; encoded by the exons ATGGAGcaacaaaaccaaaataatacGCCAGATGGTTCAGGAGATGTGCCTTTGAAGCGCAAACGTGGTCGCCCACGGAAATACCCAAGGCCAGATTCAGTGGAGAGTCCCTATATGCCAACTCCAAGTAAAAAGCAGACTCCTGTTCGTGTTGAACCAGCCCCACCTCCTGGACTTCAAACAGTTAACGGAAATCAACACCTTCAAAGGGTCCAAGTTAGGGAATCAAATGATGTAATGGTGGGCCAGGCTGTTTCCGGTGTAATTGAGGCAGTATTCGATGCCGGATATTTGCTCAGTGTTAGAGTTGGTAATTCTGATACTACTTTGAAGGGATTAGTCTTTAAGTCTGGACATTTTGTTCCTGTTTGCCCCGAGAATGATGTGGCTCCAGGTATTCCAATGATCCAGAGAACTGAGGTTCCCTTCCCTTCAAGACCTAATCAGTTTCAAACGCCTCTCCCAAAGGAAAAGAATGGACAACCCGTGAGTGCTTCTAGAATTGAAACCCTTCCAGTGAATGGTTCACAGTCTGCCCCTCTGGTTCCCAGAGGAGCAGTTAGTTCTAGTAACTTGGCTGCAGCTCCCAGAATGAGCGTTCCTTCGGTAACCGGCCAAATTACCGATCAACTAGCCAGAGGTAATGTGCCTGTTTTGTTCCAACCTAACTTTTCAAACGGGATGCCGGTGTCCACTCCACCATTACAACAAGTTGCCCCAATTTCTGTTGCAAGTGGCGTGATTGTGGGAAAGGAAATCCCGGTAGATGGAAATCAAACACTCACCCCTCCTGCTCAAACTTCTAGCCAGAATCTATTTCCAAGTAGCGTGCAAAGTGAAGGTGTTATTCCTTCAAATTATCAATCTTCTTCTGATGTGCTGAATAAAATCGAGGACAATTCATTACCAGTAGCTAGCATGACTCTCGAGAAAATGGATGTGATGGATACCAAGACTGGAAACACCATGCCTGGCGATAATACAGTGGCGAAGGATCCAAGCCCTATGCAAGTAGACAAAGCCAATGATGTGGGTCAACCTGTTTTGAATCAGCCTCTGCAAGCTGTACAGTTTCATGCTGAGGAAAACTCTGCTTCTGCTCCCAAAGTTTCTGACTGCACTGAAACTGGCAAAATGACTGAGCTTTTGCAG AATAACAAAACAGAAAACCAGGAATCCAAAGCAGCAGAGGCAGGATCTGGAGACAAGTTGGATGATATAAGGAGTTTTGGAACCGGACTTCAAGATGCTGGAACTGTTAATTCAACAAATCCTTTCTGA